A region of Vitis vinifera cultivar Pinot Noir 40024 chromosome 13, ASM3070453v1 DNA encodes the following proteins:
- the LOC100240831 gene encoding putative disease resistance protein At3g14460, which yields MADALLSASLQVLFERLASPELINFIRRRNLSKELLNDLRRKFLVVLNVLNDAEVKQFSNDPVKEWLVQAKDIVYGAEDLLDGIATDALRCKIEATDSQTGGIHQVWNKFSDCVKAPFATQSMESRVKEMIAKLEAIAQEKVGLGLKEGGGEKLPPRLPSTSLVDESFVYGRDEIKEDMVNCLLSDNARGKEDIDVICIVGMGGTGKTTLVQLLYNNDKVKEHFHLKAWVCVSTEFLLIKVTKSILEEIGDRPTSDDNLDLLQRQLKQSLVNKKFLLVLDDVWDVESFDWESWDSLRTPLLGAAEGSKIVVTSRDESVAKTMRAVRTHRLGELSPQHCWSLFVKIAFQDRDSNACLELEPIGRQIVDKCQGLPLAVKSLGHLLHSKVEKREWEDVLNSEIWHLHSRYGILPSLRLSYHHLSLPVKHCFAYCSIFPQDHEFNREELVLLWMAEGLLHPQQDDGRRMEEIGESYFNELLAKSFFQKSIRGEKSFCFVMHDLVHELAQHVSGVDFCVRAEDNKVLKVSEKTRHFSYIHGDFEEFVTFNKLEAFTNAKSLRTLLDVKESLCHPFYTLSKRVFEDISKMRYLRVLSLQEYEITNLPDWIGNLKHLRYLDLSYTLIKKLPESICCLYNLQTLIFRGCSDLIELPSKMGKLINLRYLDISKCYSLKERSSHGISQLKCLQKLSCFIVGQKSGLRIGELRELLEIRETLYISNVNNVVSVNDALQANMKDKSYLDELILDWELEWEWESELELESESESESELVIDGGITQYDATTDDILNQLQPHPNLKQLSIKNYPGVRFPNWLGDPSVLKLVSLELRGCGNCSTLPPLGQLTHLKYLQISGMSGVKCVDGEFHGNTSFRSLETLSFEGMLNWEKWLWCGEFPRLRKLSIRWCPKLTGKLPEQLLSLEGLVIVNCPQLLMASITVPAVRELKMVDFGKLQLQMPACDFTTLQPFEIEISGVSRWKQLPMAPHKLSIRKCDSVESLLEEEISQTNIHDLNIRDCCFSRSLYKVGLPTTLKSLSISRCSKLEFLLLELFRCHLPVLESLRIRRGVIGDSLSLSLSLGIFPKLTDFTIHGLKGLEKLSILISEGEPTSLRSLYLAKCPDLESIKLPGLNLKSCRISSCSKLRSLAHTHSSIQELDLWDCPELLFQREGLPSNLCELQFQRCNKVTPQVDWGLQRLTSLTHLRMEGGCEGVELFPKECLLPSSLTSLEIEELPNLKSLDSGGLQQLTSLLNLKITNCPELQFLTGSVLRHLIALKELRIDECPRLQSLTEVGLQHLTFLEVLHINRCHELQYLTEVGFQHLTSLETLHIYNCPKLQYLTKQRLQDSSGLQHLISLKKFLIRDCPMLQSLTKEGLQHLISLKTLVIRDCRKLKYLTKERLPDSLSFLRLSGCPLLETRCQFEKGKEWRYIAHVPKIVINGVLF from the coding sequence ATGGCGGACGCACTGCTCTCGGCTTCGCTTCAAGTCCTATTCGAGAGGTTGGCTTCTCCAGAGCTCATAAACTTCATTCGGCGACGGAATCTCAGCAAAGAACTCCTTAACGACTTGAGGAGGAAATTCTTGGTTGTTCTCAATGTGCTCAATGATGCAGAGGTGAAGCAATTTTCAAACGACCCAGTCAAAGAGTGGCTGGTACAGGCTAAGGATATTGTGTATGGTGCGGAGGACCTGTTGGACGGGATCGCTACCGATGCTTTGCGCTGCAAGATCGAAGCTACGGACTCCCAAACCGGTGGAATTCATCAGGTGTGGAACAAGTTCTCTGATTGTGTTAAGGCGCCATTTGCTACTCAAAGCATGGAGTCCAGAGTGAAGGAGATGATCGCTAAACTTGaggctattgctcaagaaaAAGTTGGGCTTGGCCTGAAAGAAGGTGGGGGCGAGAAACTGCCACCAAGATTACCATCCACTTCTTTGGTGGATGAGTCCTTTGTGTACGGCAGGGATGAAATTAAGGAGGACATGGTGAACTGCTTGCTTTCTGATAACGCAAGAGGCAAGGAAGACATAGATGTGATCTGCATAGTTGGCATGGGCGGCACCGGCAAGACCACACTCGTTCAGCTTCTCTACAACAATGACAAAGTGAAGGAACACTTCCACTTGAAAGCATGGGTCTGTGTTTCCACTGAGTTTCTTCTTATCAAGGTCACCAAATCAATTCTTGAGGAAATCGGCGATAGACCTACTTCCGATGACAACCTGGATTTGCTTCAGCGTCAACTCAAACAGAGCCTTGTTAACAAGAAATTTCTGCTTGTTCTCGATGACGTCTGGGATGTGGAGTCCTTTGATTGGGAAAGTTGGGATAGCCTACGAACTCCGCTCCTGGGTGCAGCAGAGGGAAGCAAGATTGTTGTGACCAGTCGTGATGAATCTGTTGCAAAAACTATGCGTGCAGTCCGCACTCATCGTTTGGGAGAATTAAGCCCTCAACATTGTTGGAGCCTATTTGTAAAGATTGCATTTCAAGATAGAGACTCTAACGCATGCCTTGAGCTTGAACCCATAGGTAGACAGATTGTGGATAAGTGCCAAGGATTGCCCTTGGCTGTTAAATCACTCGGGCATCTGCTGCACTCTAAGGTCGAAAAAAGGGAATGGGAGGACGTTTTGAATAGTGAAATATGGCATCTTCATAGTCGTTATGGAATTCTTCCTTCTTTGAGATTGAGCTACCATCATCTTTCTTTACCTGTGAAACATTGTTTTGCATATTGTTCAATTTTTCCCCAAGACCACGAATTCAACAGAGAGGAGCTGGTTTTATTATGGATGGCAGAAGGTCTTTTACATCCACAACAAGACGACGGAAGAAGAATGGAAGAGATAGGTGAGTCCTATTTTAATGAGCTTTTGGcgaaatcattttttcaaaaatctattAGAGGAGAAAAATCATTTTGCTTCGTAATGCATGATCTAGTCCATGAATTGGCTCAACATGTGTCTGGAGTAGATTTTTGTGTCCGAGCGGAAGACAATAAGGTACTAAAAGTATCCGAGAAGACTCGCCACTTTTCATACATTCACGGTGATTTTGAAGAGTTTGTTACATTTAACAAGCTTGAGGCTTTTACTAATGCTAAATCTCTTCGGACATTATTAGATGTGAAAGAATCATTATGCCACCCATTTTATACATTGAGTAAAAGAGTTTTCGAAGATATATCAAAAATGAGGTATTTACGTGTGTTGTCATTACAAGAATACGAGATAACTAATTTGCCTGATTGGATAGGTAATTTGAAACATTTGCGCTATTTAGATCTATCTTACACgttgattaaaaaattacctGAATCAATATGTTGTTTGTACAATTTACAAACATTGATCTTTAGAGGATGTTCAGATCTTATTGAATTGCCTTCAAAGATGGGGAAATTGATTAATTTGCGTTATCTTGATATTTCTAAATGTTATTCATTGAAAGAAAGGTCAAGTCATGGCATTAGtcaattaaaatgtttacaGAAATTGTCTTGTTTTATTGTGGGCCAAAAGAGTGGATTAAGAATTGGAGAATTGAGGGAGCTTTTAGAGATTCGAGAAACACTTTATATTTCAAACGTGAATAATGTGGTGAGTGTTAACGATGCATTACAAGCTAATATGAAGGATAAGAGTTATCTTGATGAGTTAATATTGGATTGGGAATTGGAATGGGAATGGGAATCGGAATTGGAATTGGAATCAGAATCGGAATCGGAATCGGAATTGGTTATAGATGGTGGTATTACACAATATGATGCTACAACTGATGACATACTCAACCAGTTACAACCTCATCcaaatttaaaacaactctCCATCAAAAACTATCCTGGTGTAAGATTTCCAAATTGGCTTGGAGATCCTTCAGTCTTGAAACTCGTGTCCCTTGAGCTTCGGGGTTGTGGCAATTGCTCAACATTGCCACCACTTGGGCAGCTAACCCATCTTAAATATCTACAGATCTCAGGAATGAGTGGAGTAAAGTGTGTGGATGGTGAGTTTCATGGGAATACTTCCTTCCGATCCCTAGAGACACTATCATTTGAGGGTATGCTGAACTGGGAGAAATGGTTATGGTGTGGAGAATTCCCTCGTCTCCGAAAGCTTTCTATACGGTGGTGTCCCAAACTCACTGGGAAATTACCAGAACAACTTCTTTCTTTGGAGGGACTTGTAATTGTTAATTGTCCACAGTTGCTTATGGCTTCAATTACGGTTCCTGCCGTCCGTGAATTAAAGATGGTGGATTTTGGCAAATTGCAGTTGCAAATGCCAGCTTGTGACTTCACAACTCTTCAAccttttgaaattgaaatttcaggCGTGTCTCGGTGGAAGCAACTTCCAATGGCACCACACAAGCTCTCAATCAGAAAATGTGATTCTGTGGAGTCTCTATTAGAGGAGGAAATCTCGCAAACCAACATACATGATCTGAATATTCGTGATTGTTGTTTTTCTAGATCCCTATACAAAGTTGGTTTACCTACTACTTTGAAATCGCTATCAATCTCTCGGTGTTCCAAACTAGAGTTTCTCCTACTTGAGCTGTTCAGATGCCATCTCCCAGTCCTTGAAAGCCTACGCATCCGTAGGGGTGTTATCGGTGATTCTCTCTCGTTATCCCTCTCATTAGGCATCTTCCCCAAGTTGACTGATTTCACAATCCATGGTCTTAAGGGGCTTGAGAAGCTCTCCATTTTGATTTCAGAGGGTGAACCCACATCTTTACGTTCCTTGTATCTAGCAAAGTGCCCTGATCTTGAATCTATCAAATTGCCCGGTCTCAACTTGAAGTCTTGTCGGATCTCTAGTTGCTCCAAGCTCAGGTCGTTGGCACACACGCACTCATCTATACAGGAGCTGGATTTATGGGATTGTCCAGAATTGTTGTTTCAGAGAGAGGGTTTGCCTTCCAACCTGTGTGAACTTCAATTTCAAAGGTGTAACAAAGTCACGCCTCAGGTGGATTGGGGTTTGCAAAGGTTGACCTCTCTTACACATTTAAGAATGGAAGGTGGATGTGAAGGCGTTGAATTATTTCCCAAGGAGTGTCTGCTGCCCTCTTCTCTAACTTCTCTTGAAATTGAAGAGCTTCCCAATCTCAAGTCTCTTGACAGCGGGGGACTTCAACAACTCACCTCTCTTCTAAATTTAAAGATCACAAACTGCCCAGAGCTCCAGTTCTTGACAGGATCGGTTCTTCGACACCTTATCGCTCTCAAAGAATTACGAATTGATGAATGTCCAAGGCTCCAATCCCTGACAGAAGTGGGTCTTCAACACCTCACCTTTCTTGAAGTATTGCATATCAATAGGTGTCATGAGCTCCAATACTTGACAGAAGTGGGTTTTCAACATCTCACCTCTCTTGAAACATTGCATATCTACAATTGCCCTAAGCTCCAATACTTGACAAAACAGAGACTGCAAGACTCCTCGGGTCTTCAACACCTCATCTCTCTCAAAAAATTCCTAATCAGGGACTGCCCAATGCTCCAATCATTGACAAAAGAGGGTCTTCAACACCTCATCTCTCTTAAAACATTGGTGATCAGAGACTGCCGTAAGCTCAAATACTTGACAAAAGAGAGACTTCCAGACTCCCTCTCTTTTCTGCGTCTCAGCGGGTGTCCTTTACTGGAAACACGATGTCAATTTGAGAAAGGGAAAGAATGGCGTTATATAGCTCACGTTCCAAAAATAGTGATCAATGGTGTGCTATTTTAA
- the LOC100244177 gene encoding putative disease resistance protein At3g14460, which translates to MSRSTRPLQEHPEVLPVTKSILEEIGDRPTSDDNLDLLQRQLKQSLVNKKFLLVLDDVWDVESFDWESWDRLRTPLLGAAEGSKIVVTSRDESVAKTMRAVRTHPLEELSPQHCWSLFEKIAFQDRDSNACLELEPIGRQIVDKCQGLPLAVKSLGHLLYSKDHEFNKGELVLLWMAEGLLHPQQDDGRRMEEIELIELPSRMGKLINLRYLDISECYSLKEMSSHGISRLKCLQKLPYFIVGQKSGLRIGELRDLLEIRETLYISNVKNVVSVNDALQANMKDKSYLDELILNWETEGAIDGGITQYVATTDDILNQLQPHPNLKQLSIKNYPGVRFPNWLGDPSILKLVSLELRGCGNCSTWPPLEQLTHLKYLQISGMNAVECVGGEFYGNASFQSLETLSFGDMPNWEKWLCCGEFPHLRELSIRHYPKLTGKLPERLLSLVKLQIHECPQLLMASLTVPAIRELRMVDFGELQLQMPACDFTALQTSEIEILDVSQWKQLPMAPHQLSIRKCDHVESLLEEEILQTNIHDLEIYDCSFSRSLHKVGLPTTLKLLSISECLELEFLLPELFRCHLPVLESLSINGGVIDDSLSLSFSLSIFPKLTYFTIHGLKGLEKLSIFISNGDPTSLCFLHLLNCPNLESIELLALNLKCCWISSSSKLRSLAHTHSSIQELHLWDCPELLFQREGLPSNLCELQFRRCNKVTPQVDWGLQRLTSLTRLRMEGGCEGIELFPKECLLPSSLTSLEIVELPNLKSLDSGGLQQLTSLLKLEIINCPELQFSTGSVLQHLISLTELQIDGCPNLQSLTEVGLQHLTSLETLHIDNCPKLQYLTKQRLQDSSGLQHLISLKHIEIKDCPMLQSLTK; encoded by the exons atgtCACGCTCCACTAGGCCTCTCCAGgagcatcctgaagtcctccct GTCACCAAATCAATTCTCGAGGAAATCGGCGATAGACCTACTTCCGATGACAATCTGGATTTGCTTCAACGCCAACTCAAACAGAGCCTTGTTAACAAGAAATTTCTGCTTGTTCTCGATGACGTCTGGGATGTGGAGTCCTTTGATTGGGAAAGTTGGGATAGACTACGAACTCCGCTCCTGGGTGCAGCAGAGGGAAGCAAGATTGTTGTGACCAGTCGTGATGAATCTGTTGCAAAAACTATGCGTGCAGTCCGCACTCATCCTCTGGAAGAATTAAGCCCTCAACATTGTTGGAGCCTATTTGAAAAGATTGCATTTCAAGATAGAGACTCTAACGCATGCCTTGAGCTTGAACCCATAGGTAGACAGATTGTGGATAAGTGCCAAGGATTGCCTTTGGCTGTTAAATCACTCGGGCATCTGCTGTACTCGAAG GACCACGAATTCAACAAAGGGGAGCTGGTTTTATTATGGATGGCAGAAGGTCTTTTACATCCACAACAAGACGATGGAAGAAGAATGGAAGAGATAG AACTTATTGAATTGCCTTCAAGGATGGGGAAATTGATTAATTTGCGTTATCTTGATATTTCTGAGTGTTATTCATTAAAAGAAATGTCAAGTCATGGCATTAGTCGATTAAAATGTTTACAAAAATTGCCTTATTTTATTGTGGGCCAAAAGAGTGGATTAAGAATTGGAGAATTGAGGGATCTTTTAGAGATTCGAGAAACACTTTATATTTCAAACGTGAAGAATGTGGTGAGTGTTAACGATGCATTACAAGCTAATATGAAGGATAAGAGTTATCTTGATGAGTTAATCTTGAATTGGGAAACGGAAGGGGCTATAGATGGTGGTATTACACAATATGTTGCTACAACTGATGATATACTCAACCAGTTACAACCTCATCcaaatttaaaacaactctCCATCAAAAACTATCCTGGTGTAAGATTTCCAAATTGGCTTGGAGATCCTTCAATCTTGAAACTCGTGTCCCTTGAGCTTCGGGGTTGTGGCAATTGCTCAACATGGCCACCACTTGAGCAGCTAACCCATCTTAAATATCTACAAATCTCAGGAATGAATGCAGTAGAGTGTGTGGGTGGTGAGTTTTATGGGAATGCTTCCTTTCAATCCCTAGAAACACTATCATTTGGGGACATGCCGAACTGGGAGAAATGGTTATGTTGTGGAGAATTCCCTCATCTCCGGGAGCTTTCTATACGACACTATCCCAAACTCACTGGAAAATTACCAGAACGACTTCTTTCACTGGTGAAACTTCAAATTCATGAATGTCCGCAACTGCTTATGGCTTCGCTCACAGTTCCTGCTATTCGTGAATTGAGGATGGTGGATTTTGGTGAATTGCAGTTGCAAATGCCAGCTTGTGACTTCACAGCTCTTCAAACttcagaaattgaaattttagacGTGTCTCAGTGGAAGCAACTTCCAATGGCACCACACCAGCTCTCAATCAGAAAATGTGATCATGTGGAATCTCTATTAGAGGAGGAAATCTTGCAAACCAACATACATGATTTGGAAATCTATGATTGTAGTTTTTCCAGATCCCTGCACAAGGTTGGTTTACCCACTACATTGAAATTACTATCAATCTCTGAGTGTTTGGAATTAGAGTTTCTCCTACCTGAGTTGTTCAGATGCCATCTTCCAGTCCTTGAAAGCCTAAGCATCAATGGTGGTGTTATCGATGATTCTCTCTCGTTATCCTTCTCATTAAGCATCTTCCCCAAGTTGACTTATTTCACAATCCATGGTCTTAAGGGGCTTGAGAAGCTctccatttttatttcaaatggaGATCCCACATCTTTATGTTTCTTGCATCTACTGAATTGCCCTAATCTTGAATCTATCGAATTGCTTGCACTTAACTTGAAGTGTTGTTGGATCTCGAGTTCCTCCAAGCTCAGGTCGTTGGCGCACACGCACTCATCTATACAGGAGCTGCATTTATGGGATTGTCCAGAATTGTTGTTTCAGAGAGAGGGTTTGCCTTCCAACCTATGTGAACTTCAATTTCGAAGGTGTAACAAAGTCACGCCTCAGGTGGACTGGGGTTTGCAAAGGTTGACCTCTCTTACACGTTTAAGAATGGAAGGTGGATGTGAAGGCATTGAATTATTTCCCAAGGAGTGTCTGCTGCCCTCTTCTCTAACTTCTCTTGAAATTGTAGAGCTTCCCAATCTCAAGTCTCTCGACAGCGGGGGACTTCAACAACTCACCTCTCTTCTAAAATTAGAGATCATAAACTGCCCAGAGCTCCAGTTCTCGACAGGATCAGTTCTTCAACACCTTATCTCTCTCACAGAATTACAAATTGATGGATGCCCAAACCTCCAATCCTTGACAGAAGTGGGTCTTCAACATCTCACCTCTCTTGAAACATTGCATATCGACAATTGCCCTAAGCTCCAATACTTGACAAAACAGAGACTGCAAGACTCCTCGGGTCTTCAACACCTCATCTCTCTCAAACATATCGAAATCAAGGACTGCCCAATGCTCCAATCATTGACAAAATAG
- the LOC132254940 gene encoding uncharacterized protein LOC132254940 — protein sequence MRRILVGLDIPEERRVGLATYMLMDKADFWWESMKRVYDTEVMTWEEFERIFLGKYFGEVAKHAKRMEFEHLIQGTMSVLEYESRFSELSRFALGMISEEGEKARRFQQGLRPAIRNRLVPLAIRDYSELVKRALLVEQDMDETNQIREQKGDRKGKQRMRESSQGPQQKQRTQQFERRPSFYAGGGQIAQGVAANRVCYGCGSGDHLWRACPLRGTQQARPQSQGSSQQQSVVSFQPPQLQLPYYQMPQLPPAAQGTRATTTSQTRSSQGSNARGRGRPAAGRVFALTPTEPDEDALLVEGMILVYSTWVRVLFDTGATHSFISASCANALGLKSERVENLLLIESPMGTNSRVDRICKGCVITLADRALNVDLRILDMTGYDVILGMDWLAVYRAVIDCHRRRIIFCLPEGFEVCFVGGKCVSLPFSQSDPCYQYVLRKGSINFLACLRGKEKA from the coding sequence ATGAGAAGAATTCTGGTGGGACTGGACATACCTGAGGAAAGAAGGGTAGGTCTGGCAACATATATGCTTATGGACAAAGCTGATTTCTGGTGGGAATCAATGAAAAGGGTGTATGACACTGAGGTTATGACCTGGGAGGAATTTGAGAGAATCTTCCTAGGCAAGTATTTTGGGGAAGTGGCTAAGCATGCCAAGAGGATGGAGTTTGAGCACCTCATCCAAGGAACCATGTCAGTGCTGGAGTATGAGTCACGTTTCTCAGAGTTGTCTCGTTTTGCTTTGGGGATGATcagtgaggaaggagaaaaagctaGGAGGTTCCAGCAGGGGTTGAGACCTGCTATTAGGAACAGATTAGTCCCACTGGCAATAAGGGATTATTCTGAGTTGGTTAAGAGGGCTTTGTTGGTGGAGCAAGACATGGACGAAACCAACCAAATTCGAGAGCAAAAAGGGGAcagaaaagggaaacaaagaatGAGGGAAAGTTCTCAGGGGCCACAGCAGAAGCAGAGGACTCAGCAGTTTGAGAGGCGTCCCTCGTTCTATGCAGGAGGGGGGCAGATTGCTCAGGGGGTGGCTGCTAATAGAGTATGTTATGGTTGTGGATCAGGAGACCATTTATGGAGGGCTTGCCCATTGCGAGGCACACAGCAGGCACGACCTCAGTCTCAGGGAAGTTCTCAGCAACAGTCAGTAGTGTCTTTCCAGCCTCCTCAACTTCAGTTGCCTTACTATCAGATGCCACAATTGCCCCCAGCAGCGCAGGGAACTAGGGCAACTACCACGAGTCAGACCCGCTCTTCTCAGGGGTCGAATGCTAGAGGTAGGGGAAGGCCCGCAGCAGGAAGAGTTTTTGCCTTGACCCCAACAGAGCCAGATGAGGATGCCCTTTTGGTGGAAGGTATGATTTTGGTATATAGTACTTGGGTGCGTGTTTTGTTTGATACTGGTGCAACTCATTCTTTCATTTCTGCATCTTGTGCTAATGCATTGGGGTTGAAATCGGAAAGGGTAGAGAATTTGTTACTTATTGAGTCTCCTATGGGTACGAACTCTAGAGTTGATAGAATATGCAAGGGGTGTGTTATTACCTTGGCAGATAGAGCACTAAATGTGGATTTGAGGATTTTGGATATGACTGGGTATGATGTTATTTTGGGAATGGATTGGTTGGCAGTGTATAGAGCGGTTATTGATTGTCATCGCCGCaggataatattttgtttgccAGAGGGATTTGAGGTTTGTTTTGTTGGAGGGAAGTGTGTTAGTTTGCCTTTTTCGCAGTCCGATCCGTGCTATCAGTATGTGTTGAGGAAGGGATCAATAAATTTCCTAGCTTGCCTTCGTGGTAAGGAGAAAGCCTAG
- the LOC109122227 gene encoding putative disease resistance RPP13-like protein 1: MADALLSTSLQVLFERLSSPELINFIRRRNLSKELLNDLRRKFLVVLNVLNDAEVKQFSNDQVKEWLVQAKDVVYGAEDLLDGIATDALRCKIEAADSQTGGIHQVWNKFSDCVKAPFATQSMESRVKEMIAKLEAIAQEKVGLGLKEGGGEKLPPRLPSTSLVDESFVYGRDEIKEDMVNCLLSDNERGKEDIDVICIVGMGGTEFIKVPPHKMYLH; encoded by the exons ATGGCGGACGCACTGCTCTCGACTTCGCTTCAAGTTCTATTCGAGAGGTTGTCTTCTCCAGAGCTCATAAACTTCATTCGGCGACGGAATCTCAGCAAAGAACTCCTTAACGACTTGAGGAGGAAATTCTTGGTTGTTCTCAATGTGCTCAATGATGCAGAGGTGAAGCAATTTTCAAACGACCAAGTCAAAGAGTGGCTGGTACAGGCTAAGGATGTTGTGTATGGTGCGGAGGACCTGTTGGACGGGATCGCTACCGACGCTTTGCGCTGCAAGATCGAAGCTGCGGACTCCCAAACCGGTGGAATTCATCAGGTGTGGAACAAGTTCTCTGATTGCGTTAAGGCTCCATTTGCTACTCAAAGCATGGAGTCCAGAGTGAAGGAGATGATCGCTAAACTTGaggctattgctcaagaaaAAGTTGGGCTTGGCCTGAAAGAAGGTGGGGGCGAGAAACTGCCACCAAGATTACCATCCACTTCTTTGGTGGATGAGTCCTTTGTGTACGGCAGGGATGAAATTAAGGAGGACATGGTGAACTGCTTGCTTTCTGATAACGAAAGAGGCAAGGAGGACATAGATGTGATCTGCATAGTTGGCATGGGCGGCACCG AATTCATAAAGGTTCCTCCACATAAGATGTATCTTCACTAA